From a single Nostoc sp. MS1 genomic region:
- a CDS encoding glutamate-5-semialdehyde dehydrogenase, whose amino-acid sequence MTIAAVDDCPEPMKSAKRAFHASLKLGTTKGIDRSRAVLAMAQALEQAFDDILEANTLDLEASREMAVPELILDWLKLTPSRLETTVEILQRLGEISDPLRRVRNADYQPEDSQSYSQLMPLGVIAFIYEAFPDLGAIAAGLCIKTGNSIILKGSTEASHSNAAIAEALQNAIVEVGLPAGCVELVTTEHGGSLRDLITQDQYINLVIPYGRSSLIQQVVRQATCPVLKSAMGNCYLYWSLNSSLEIVRWMILDSHESEPDPVNAIEKVLIHRQAMPSSLAVLWNSLKEKGFEIRGDAELVEAFPQLQLAKDNEWGNPYLTKTVAFKLVDSLENAIAWINRYSSGHADAIATESYQESRQFALGVNSAATYINTSPRFSRNPSRGDSVFLGMSNQKGHRRGFISLETLTTLKHIIQGNGRF is encoded by the coding sequence ATGACCATTGCAGCCGTAGATGATTGTCCCGAACCCATGAAAAGCGCCAAGCGTGCTTTTCACGCCTCCCTGAAGTTAGGCACTACTAAGGGGATAGACCGTAGTCGCGCTGTTCTGGCGATGGCACAAGCACTAGAACAGGCATTTGATGACATCTTAGAAGCAAATACCTTGGATCTAGAAGCAAGCCGGGAAATGGCTGTGCCAGAGTTGATTTTAGATTGGTTAAAGCTAACTCCCAGTAGGTTGGAGACAACAGTAGAAATTCTCCAAAGGTTAGGAGAAATATCTGACCCATTACGACGGGTGAGAAACGCCGACTATCAACCAGAAGACTCTCAAAGTTATTCCCAATTAATGCCATTGGGAGTAATTGCCTTTATTTATGAAGCCTTTCCCGATTTAGGGGCGATCGCCGCCGGGTTGTGTATTAAAACTGGCAATAGTATCATCCTTAAGGGTAGTACAGAAGCGAGTCATTCCAACGCGGCGATCGCTGAAGCATTGCAAAACGCCATTGTCGAAGTTGGACTACCAGCCGGCTGTGTGGAACTAGTAACCACAGAACACGGCGGTTCTCTGCGCGATTTAATTACCCAAGACCAATATATCAACTTAGTCATTCCCTACGGACGTTCTAGTTTGATACAGCAGGTAGTGCGTCAGGCTACTTGTCCGGTGTTAAAGTCAGCGATGGGTAACTGTTATCTGTATTGGTCGTTAAATAGCAGCTTAGAAATAGTGCGTTGGATGATCCTTGATAGCCATGAAAGTGAACCAGATCCCGTCAACGCCATCGAAAAGGTGTTAATTCATCGCCAAGCCATGCCTTCATCGTTAGCAGTATTGTGGAATAGCCTCAAAGAAAAAGGTTTCGAGATTAGAGGTGATGCAGAATTAGTAGAAGCCTTTCCCCAATTGCAACTAGCCAAAGATAACGAATGGGGCAACCCGTATTTAACTAAGACAGTAGCATTTAAACTGGTAGATAGCTTAGAGAATGCGATCGCCTGGATAAATCGATACAGTAGCGGTCATGCTGATGCGATCGCCACTGAATCCTATCAAGAAAGTCGCCAATTTGCTTTAGGAGTTAACAGCGCCGCCACCTATATCAACACCTCTCCCCGCTTCTCCCGTAACCCATCACGGGGTGATTCAGTCTTTTTAGGAATGTCCAATCAAAAAGGACATCGTAGAGGATTTATTAGCTTAGAAACTCTGACTACCCTCAAGCATATTATTCAGGGGAATGGCAGGTTTTAA
- the psbZ gene encoding photosystem II reaction center protein PsbZ, with the protein MTIIFQFALVSLVLLSFVLVIGVPVAYATPQNWVESKKLLWVGSGVWIALVLLVGLLNFFVV; encoded by the coding sequence ATGACCATAATATTCCAATTTGCCCTGGTATCACTTGTTTTACTATCTTTTGTGCTGGTTATAGGCGTACCTGTTGCTTATGCTACCCCACAAAACTGGGTTGAATCGAAAAAGCTCCTCTGGGTTGGTTCTGGTGTTTGGATTGCTCTAGTGTTACTAGTAGGGCTATTAAACTTTTTCGTGGTCTAG
- the ribH gene encoding 6,7-dimethyl-8-ribityllumazine synthase, which translates to MAVFEGTFTQTEPLRLAIVIGRFNDLVTTKLVQGCQDCLKRHGVDPDPEGNQVDYVWVPGSFEVPLVARQLALTHRYDAVICLGAVIRGQTPHFDYVSSEVAKGIAAASFQTGVPVIFGILTVDTMQQALERAGIKANHGWDYAMNALEMASLMRQLRSNLTDPYSRTQSLPAAFPNANIGNLTAESSE; encoded by the coding sequence ATGGCAGTTTTCGAGGGAACCTTTACCCAAACAGAACCTTTGCGTTTAGCAATAGTGATTGGTCGATTCAATGACCTTGTAACCACAAAGCTGGTGCAAGGATGCCAAGATTGCTTGAAACGCCACGGTGTAGACCCTGATCCCGAAGGTAATCAGGTAGATTATGTTTGGGTTCCTGGTAGTTTTGAAGTGCCTTTGGTTGCTCGTCAATTAGCCCTTACTCATCGTTATGACGCGGTAATTTGTCTTGGTGCAGTCATTCGCGGACAAACACCCCATTTCGATTACGTATCCTCAGAAGTAGCAAAGGGGATCGCGGCTGCGAGTTTCCAGACAGGAGTACCTGTGATTTTTGGCATTTTAACGGTAGATACGATGCAGCAAGCTTTAGAAAGAGCAGGCATTAAAGCTAATCACGGCTGGGATTATGCCATGAATGCTCTAGAAATGGCTAGCCTCATGCGTCAGCTACGTTCTAACCTAACAGATCCATATTCCCGCACCCAATCTCTACCAGCCGCTTTTCCCAATGCTAACATCGGTAACTTGACCGCAGAGTCTTCTGAGTAA
- a CDS encoding CBS domain-containing protein, translating to MDLILCHTTADFDTLGAAVGLTCLLPGSKIVLSGGAHPPVRDFLALHRDEYPLIERRSVNAEKIRSLTVVDAQQRDRLGKPAEWLDLPQVKTITVYDHHMGQDSDIPATQFHIAPVGATTTLIVEELQQQQINLNPSQATVMALGIHVDTGSLTYDQSTPRDAMALAWLMEQGASLSVISSYRDPGLSPQLQKLLTEALEKLEYLCLRGYTIAWVTLQTEGYVPGLSSLASQLIELTEIDALLLANEHPLNKDDVRLTVIGRSQIPGLHLDKLFQSFGGGGHSQAASLNLRGVDSQDILQQLLKGVKAGIPHPPTARDLMSSPVRTIRPETTIAEAQRILLRYGHSGLSVVDSQGELIGVISRRDLDIALHHGFNHAPVKGYMTTNVKTIAPDTTLPQIESLMVTYDIGRLPVLENEQLVGIVTRTDVLRELHQGEGGEAEGQRGKGENIVKFSSLEQLRDRLNPQLWQLLTTASQAAEKRGWHLYLVGGAVRDLLLAEAAANSLMITDIDLVVDGFHKSADVGAGVELAKALQEIYPAARLEIHGAFQTAALLWHKDPELDSLWVDIATARTEFYPYPAANPEVEASSIRQDLYRRDFTVNALALRLTPPRAGDLLDFFGGLLDLKAKQIRVLHANSFIEDPTRIYRGVRFAVRFGFTLEPRTEEYIRYAINSGVYDRTAQTNTKTPALQTRLKAELKHILEAPYWRSALQLLDNLGALQCIHPTLSLDDELKRQLRLLESYLRRFDPQQNLIHWQMRLEAIIAHLSPQYRGKVAKNLQLQEDSIKHLQNLAKAKSEIEESLPNYQRPSQIVQLLRKYNLEILILIALQSQRKIRRQIWHYLTVWANVQPILNGNDLKKLGYSPGPQYKQMLEDLLAATLDGHMKNQLEAQEFLAKHYPR from the coding sequence ATGGATTTAATTCTTTGCCACACTACAGCAGATTTTGATACCTTGGGCGCAGCCGTAGGGTTAACTTGTCTATTGCCGGGAAGTAAGATTGTGTTGAGTGGTGGCGCACATCCACCTGTACGCGATTTTTTAGCGCTGCATCGGGATGAGTATCCGTTAATTGAAAGACGTTCGGTAAATGCTGAAAAAATTCGATCGCTAACGGTGGTGGATGCACAACAGCGCGATCGCCTGGGTAAACCTGCTGAGTGGTTGGATTTACCTCAAGTCAAAACGATTACCGTTTACGACCACCACATGGGACAGGATTCAGATATTCCTGCTACCCAATTTCATATTGCCCCAGTAGGTGCAACGACGACATTGATTGTGGAGGAGTTACAGCAACAGCAAATCAACCTTAACCCCTCCCAAGCCACAGTCATGGCTTTGGGTATTCATGTCGATACGGGTTCTTTGACCTATGACCAATCAACCCCACGGGATGCGATGGCTTTGGCTTGGTTGATGGAACAAGGCGCTAGTTTATCGGTAATTTCCAGTTACCGCGACCCTGGTTTATCTCCTCAATTGCAGAAATTGTTAACCGAAGCCTTGGAAAAATTGGAGTATCTTTGCTTGCGTGGTTATACTATTGCTTGGGTGACTTTACAAACTGAGGGATATGTCCCAGGATTATCGAGTCTGGCATCGCAACTGATAGAGTTAACAGAAATTGATGCTTTGCTTTTGGCAAACGAACACCCCTTAAATAAGGATGATGTGCGGTTGACTGTGATTGGGCGATCGCAAATTCCTGGTCTACACCTTGACAAATTATTCCAATCGTTCGGCGGTGGCGGTCATTCCCAAGCTGCATCACTCAATTTACGCGGTGTCGATAGCCAAGATATTCTGCAACAACTTCTTAAAGGTGTCAAAGCTGGTATTCCTCATCCGCCTACAGCTAGGGACTTGATGTCCTCCCCAGTTCGCACAATTCGCCCAGAAACTACCATTGCCGAGGCACAACGAATATTATTACGTTACGGTCACTCTGGCTTATCTGTGGTCGATTCCCAAGGGGAACTGATAGGTGTGATTTCTCGCCGCGATTTAGATATTGCCCTACACCACGGATTTAATCATGCGCCAGTCAAAGGCTACATGACCACCAATGTCAAAACAATTGCCCCAGACACGACATTGCCACAAATTGAGTCGTTAATGGTGACTTATGATATTGGTCGCTTACCAGTGTTAGAGAACGAGCAGTTAGTAGGTATTGTCACTCGGACTGATGTGTTGCGGGAACTGCATCAAGGAGAAGGCGGAGAGGCAGAAGGGCAGAGGGGCAAAGGAGAAAATATTGTTAAGTTTTCTAGCTTGGAACAATTACGCGATCGCCTCAATCCCCAACTCTGGCAATTACTCACCACCGCTTCCCAAGCAGCCGAGAAAAGGGGTTGGCATCTTTATTTAGTGGGTGGTGCAGTGCGAGACTTACTGTTGGCAGAAGCCGCAGCCAACAGTCTTATGATTACAGATATTGATTTGGTAGTTGATGGTTTTCACAAATCGGCCGATGTGGGTGCAGGTGTGGAACTAGCAAAAGCACTGCAAGAAATTTACCCAGCCGCCCGTTTAGAAATTCACGGCGCTTTCCAAACGGCTGCCTTGTTGTGGCACAAAGACCCCGAATTAGATTCATTATGGGTAGATATTGCCACCGCTAGAACAGAGTTTTATCCTTACCCAGCAGCCAATCCCGAAGTTGAAGCCAGTTCTATTCGCCAAGATTTATACCGCCGCGACTTTACTGTCAACGCCCTCGCCTTGCGCCTCACCCCTCCCCGCGCTGGCGATTTACTCGATTTCTTCGGCGGATTACTAGATTTAAAAGCCAAGCAAATCCGAGTCCTCCACGCCAACAGCTTTATCGAAGACCCCACCCGCATCTATCGGGGTGTGCGCTTTGCGGTGCGTTTTGGCTTTACTCTTGAACCACGTACCGAAGAATACATCCGCTATGCCATTAATAGTGGCGTTTACGATCGCACCGCCCAAACCAACACCAAAACCCCAGCCCTACAAACTCGCCTCAAAGCTGAATTAAAGCACATCTTAGAAGCCCCCTACTGGAGATCGGCTTTACAGTTACTCGATAATTTAGGGGCTTTGCAGTGCATCCATCCCACCCTCAGTTTAGATGATGAACTTAAACGTCAACTGCGTTTACTAGAAAGCTATTTGAGGCGATTTGATCCGCAACAAAATTTAATTCACTGGCAAATGCGCTTAGAAGCCATCATTGCCCACCTCTCACCACAGTATCGCGGTAAAGTCGCCAAAAATCTACAATTACAAGAAGATAGTATTAAGCACTTACAAAACCTAGCTAAAGCGAAAAGCGAGATTGAAGAATCTTTACCTAATTATCAACGTCCCAGCCAAATAGTGCAATTACTCCGCAAATATAACCTAGAAATATTGATTTTAATTGCCTTACAAAGTCAGCGAAAAATTAGGCGGCAGATATGGCATTACTTAACTGTTTGGGCTAATGTCCAGCCAATATTAAATGGTAATGACCTGAAGAAATTAGGTTATAGTCCAGGGCCGCAATATAAACAAATGCTAGAGGATTTATTAGCCGCTACATTGGATGGACATATGA